One genomic window of Lepeophtheirus salmonis chromosome 5, UVic_Lsal_1.4, whole genome shotgun sequence includes the following:
- the LOC121117916 gene encoding uncharacterized protein, giving the protein MISNKSSYFILACSIILSIPSLPLCFGYKIPLEYANAIYSQGDRNPYYKTVDTKYPNYAYDIINLNGDSLKNLKSSLEKTYYNNHLIKQRSLWSESPKYPQVSYREKYSGVNPANHLLSVGFGKK; this is encoded by the exons ATGATTTCCAACAAATCAAGTTACTTCATTTTAGCG TGTTCCATCATATTGTCGATTCCTTCCTTGCCTCTGTGTTTTGGATATAAAATACCATTGGAATACGCAAATGCCATATACTCTCAAGGAGACAGAAACCCATACTACAAAACAGTTGATACAAAATATCCCAATTATGCCTATGATATCATAAA CTTAAATGGAGATTCCTTGAAGAACTTAAAATCGTCTCTCGAAAAAACTTATTACAATAATCATCTAATCAAACAAAGGTCATTATGGTCCGAAAGTCCTAAATACCCTCAAGTGTCATATCGAGAAAAATATTCAGGAGTTAATCCGGc GAATCATCTTTTATCCGTTggatttgggaaaaaataa